Genomic DNA from Peribacillus sp. FSL H8-0477:
ATTCTTTTATTTCTTCCCGGTATAAATTTTCTGTTTTGTATTTACTAACTAAACATTCGCAAACGTTGACTAACTGATGTATTTCTTGGGTTGAAAATAGTTTATCACCATATTGATCTAACCCTATAAGTAAATCGAAAGGTCCGATTTCTCGATTTCTTTTAAAGTGTTTTTCTTTATATCTTTTTACGTAATCTTCCTCATTTTGAAGATACCTCTGCAACACTTCTGTAAATTTTACAGATTCTTCTCTAAATATAGCTTTTTTCTTATTTGTCATATAGAAATCAATTCCCACACTAGTATCCATTCATTGCGCACCCTTCCATATTTTAATAGTATATCAGTCTTTCCCTCCCCACATAGTAAAAAAGCAATTGCTTTAATTTCGCAATCGCTGTTGTTATGTACATGTATTCTTTATCCTAAATAAGTAATCTGAGCATCTTGCTTTTTAGCTCTAATGATAACTTTTGCCACCAATTGTTCAGGCTGTTTCCCGTAGCTGGACTGAATTTCCTCAAAAAGGTGCTTCACAATGATTTCAATATTCTCTAAAGTAGTTTCTTTTGGCAGATATTTAGTTCTTGCAATCTCAAACCTTTTGTACGAGCCTTCATAATCTGAGATTGTCTCTTCGCCAAACGCGTTTACTTCAAATTCTACTTTAATTTCAGCATCCACCAGTACTCCCCCTTATATTCTACTATCATACAATACAACACCATAATAACCCATTTTTTGACTTATAGTTAAAAGAGCCGCTCATAGTTGAACGGCTCTTAATCTTGTAAATTCTTTCACTCTATTAAAAAGCGACGGGAAGGGATTTTAACCCCTGTGAGCTCAGCATGAATTGCCAGTTAACGTCCTCCCTTGGGATACTGAGATGCAAGTTAGGCATACGTCTCAGCAGGGTGGAAAACGCAACGTCTCCTTCGACGCGGGCTAATGGCGCTCCCAAACACATATGGATGCCTTGTCCAAATGCCATATGACGTTTGATTGAACGCGTAAGATCCAGTTCCTCTGGGTCCGAAAACTGGAGTTCATCTCGATTTGCTGATTTCAATACGGGAATCACCATATCTCCCCTTTTGATTTGCTGTCCTGCTATCTCGATATCTTCCGTAGCAAACCGCGGTCCTGCCATGGTGGAAGGCCCATTGAAACGCAGCAATTCTTCTACAGCTCCAGGTATCAGGTTGAGGTCTTTTTTTAGTTTCTCCAGCTGCTCGGGATGATCAAGTAACATTAACGTGCCTGTTGCGATCAGATTCGAGGTAGTCTCATGACCAGCAAAGATCAATAGGGAGATCATCGAAATTAGTTCCGATTCGTCGAGTTTATCTCCCTCTTCTTCAATAGCAACCAACTGACTGATTAAGTCATCTGCTGGATGCTTCCGCTTCTCGGCCACAAGCTGCACAATGTATTCCCCAAAAGCTCGAATCTGCTCTGCAACTCCCGGTTCTTTTCTTCCTAGGCCTAGACCGTGCGCAATGGCCTCTGACCAGACCCGAATTTGAGCCTGGTCTGCTTTAGGCACCCCGAGCATTTCAGAAATGACGTTGATTGGCAAGGGATAAGCATAGTCCTTAACAATGTCAAACTGTTCTTTATCTTCTACCTGGTCAAGTAATTCGTCAGCAATCTTTTGAACGAGAGGACGCAGGCTTTCCATGTATTTAGGCGTAAAGGCTTTGGATACCAACCTGCGCAATCGTCGGTGATCAGGTTCATCGACAGAAAGCATGGATTTAGCATTAAGGAAAGTTGGGGGAGCAGATGGATCCGCATTGCTTTGCATCAGATTATTGTTACCATCGATGGAGCCTCCGTCTACAGTAAAGTGGGCATGATCTTTTAAAACCAGCATGGCTTCTTCCATACGGGTAACCATCCATGTTTGGCCTTTTATCGCAGCAATCGGGGAAGGAATAGGAATAACGGCCCCCATTGTCCGCATCTTGGAGAATATCGCAAATGGGTTTTCAACACTTTCCCCACTAAATACGTTTAAAATAGATTGATCTGTTGCGTTTTGTTCTTGTTTTTTCATAACTATCATCCTTTCCTTTATGGGAGTGGATCGTTTTCATTTAAATAGGTCTTTTTTTTGATCATTCTTACCAAATTCGCAGATTAAATTTACACAGTGTTGTATAATTTACACTGTATAAATGAGAGTATAAAGATAAGTTAGCACCTTTTCAAGCGACAAACTTCCTAAAAGCGTATAGTAATCTCTATAAATACTGTTTATATAGAAGAAAGGAAAGAGAGAAAATGACGGAAAAGAAAAAACTTCACACCGACCCTCGCATACTTCGGACAAGACAATTAATAAAAGATGCGTTTGTTGAGTTACTTGAGGAAACCGATCTTCAGCAAATTACGGTTAATCGGCTAGCGGAAAGAGCCACAATCAATCGAGTTACTTTTTATCTGCATTTTCGTGATATTCCAGATATGTTAGAAAAGATGGCAAACGATATGATTGACGACATTTCAACGGTATTTGAAAAAACACCAACAGACCACCCATTCTCTGAAGAAGACAGTTGGAAAATACTTGAAAACTTACTACAGCATATCGCTGACCATTCCAATTTTTATAAGAACTTCCTTACTTCTAAGAAAGTTCCTATCTTCAGAGATCGGCTGACCCTGTTTTTACGGGAGAAAATCGTGACGAAGATAGATGAAAGCGGAAGACGAGTTCAATTAACTGATATCGTAAAAGAAGATATATTAATATGGTACGAAACGTCCGCTTTAATTGGCACAATCGTTTCGTGGCTTCAAAATGATATGCCCTATACACCAAGTTTTCTAGCACAACAATTCGCTTTGCTTCACCATAGGGCGTTAAATGTAGAACGTTAATCATTTAAAGTACAACGAAATCTTGCTATCTGCATTGATCTCTAGAAGGTTTTACTACTAAAATCTGTTTCCGTTCAGGAAACTGAACGGATTATCTTGTAGATGAAAATAAATTAGTTACTGTTCATTTTTATGTATGATGCAATAACATTTATATTGAAAAATCTTACGTTAAGAAGGTCGTTAATCGGCAGCCTCCTATAGCGAATGCATCATTTAGTTCAAAAGCTAATTTTCCAGGTATTCATTCCTAAGAATTGAATACATTGCAATATCTCTAAACTTTCCTTTAATAAAGTATTTTTCTCGTGATACTCCTTCTAATTTCATCCCTATTTTTTGTAGAACTCTTTGTGATTGACTATTTTCTACCATACAAGGAGCCTTGATTCTATTTAACTTCATTTTATTAAAGCCAAATTCCTTTACTTTGGCAGCAGCTGCAAGAATTATTCTGTCGCCCCAATGATCCTTGGAGAGAATAAAACCTAGTTCGGCTCTAAAATTTATAGGAAACCATGCAACAAAATCAATGGTACCAATTACTTTTTTTGTTTGTTTAAATTCAATAGCCCAAGGTGCTATTTTTCCTTCTTGGTATTGTTTATCGATCAAGTTCAAAAATTCGTATGTATCTTTAATCGTATTGTGGGACTCCCACGGAACGAATCTCGATACATCTGGTTCCGATGCATACTCAAACATATCTTCTGCATCACCTATTGCGAATTTGCGTAGTAATAGACGGTCTGTTGATAGGGTTTGCAATTCCCCATAAATATCTTTTACTTTCATATAATTTTTCTCCTTTTGTTATCCATCAGAATAAATTTTGTACCCTAAGCAAATTAAGACATAAGTATAGCTATTCGTACTCTTCTTTTGAGGAGTTAGTCCAGAAATGACGGTATATCGATTCATGACAATAAAGAAATAGAGAGGATTTCTCCTCTCCATCAAAGTCTAACTTTTTGGATCACCACAAATTGACCGCCTTCTTATGACGCTAACGCCCCTGTTAGCCATCCATGAAGCGTGAAAAATCAGAGCGAATTTTTACCCATTCTTCACATCTACCAATTTAAAACGCTCACACACAAGGAGCATGTCTTCCGAAAATTCACGTCCGATTGTGTTTAACTCGTTTCTGAAGAACTTTTCATGAGCTTCCCACCAATATTTGTAGGTTTTATCTCCTTCACCTTCTGCACTAGCGAACTCTTCAGTGACTTCATTCATAGGAGTTAGCGTAACCTCCACTGTCTTAATAATTGCTACAGGTTGATCATCGCTGTTTAAAATAATGCTATAATCATCTTTTGCTGGTAGTGGTTCATTCTCCAGTTCATAAAAAGTATATCCTGAGCATGTTGCAGTTTTAATTCCATCTATCACTAATTGTGCGAGATAATCAGGATCAGCCCCGAATTGCCATGCACTAACAGACTGAGGTTGATTTTGATTCTTCCAATATTCATTCCAGTACTTCTGAGTCGCCTGATTCATACTATTCCTCCATATACATCTATTATTTTAGTAACATTCTATCAAAAATAGTTTAGCTAATCTAAAATACATTCCATTAATTGGATCAATCATTGAATAAAAAGGCACTCTTAACTAGCCTCTCTATAGTTAGACAAGGATATTTTTTATCAGAATTTGAATGTATGATTATGCTAACATAGTACATTCAAACAGGCTGCCAAGTGGCAGCCTGTTTCTTTCGTTAAGTTAAGATAACCCTTGATCTCGGAAGCTGGAATTGGTCCGGATTTTTTTACTATAACTCCGGCTACACAGTAGTTTCTGAAGTATTATTCCCTTGCATATGAACGTCTCCAGGGTAAAATACTAGTACAAATGTTCGTATTGTGGGATAATAAGATTCGTATAGACGAATAATAAAATTATCTTAAAACAAAGGGGTTTTGCCTTATGAGTCAACGAATCGCCTATAATGATGTTGCGCCCGATGGTATTAAAATTATGATGGATATGGAAAAGTACACGAAAACATCTTCTATTAATCAAACTACTAGAGAGTTGATTAAAATTAGAGCTTCTCAAATTAACGGTTGTGCCTTCTGTATCAATATGCATACATCCGATGCTCGTAAGATGGGTGAAACTGAACAAAGAATTTATTGTTTAAATGTCTGGGAAGAATGCGATTTTTATTCACCTGACGAAAAAGTTGCTTTGGAACTTACTGAGCATATTACCTTAATCCCAACAAAACGAATTCCTGAGGACTTATACAAGCGTGTCCGAGAACATTATGAAGAGAAACAATATGTTGATCTAGTTCTTATTATTAATCAAATAAACAGTTGGAATAGAATCTCTATTGCAATGGGCAATACAGCAACTGAGAGTTAATTTTCTTAATGAACACCCAACGGTGTTCTTTTTTTCTTCAATTTGAATGTATGATTTGTGTAATTATCATACATTCAAATCCTTGATTTCATTGACTTTCTCCGCATTCTCTCTTTATACTAAAAAAAGAGAAAAAATTGTACATTCAAATCGTTGAATGCCAAGGGTTTCAAGAACCCACTTTTGAATAACAATAGAAAGGTCGAGAAAACATGAAACCAAAAACAGAGACTTCATATCAATTATGATGTAGATCTGGTGAGGTTTGGATTAATAAATAATAACGAAGAAAAGGTGTCTCATTAATTTCGGGAAACCTTTTTTTCGTTATCTTTTTGTGTAAAATTACTATCTATTCGGACTTAACAAGAATTTTCACTTGACTTCGCTCTTTTAGCAAAGCTTCAAATCCTTCTTCAATCACTTCGTCCAGTTTAATTCTTTTTGTAATAATTTTTTCAGCTGAGAAATATCCCTGTGCCATTAAACTGATCACAGCAGGGAAAATATCACGATACCCTATTATCCCTGTAACTATACGTTCATTTAGAACGATATCGTTTGGATGAATGGAAGCTTTCTTTTCAAAAATACTGACAATCATTGCTTGCCCGCCAATTTTTGTGGAATTGATTGATTGTGTCAAGACTGCATCAATACCTGATACTTCAAATGAAACATCCACTCCACCATTTGTTCGTCTCCGAATTTCTTTAACAACATCAACTTCTTTTGGATCTAAGACAATGGCACCGAATTCGGCTGCTTTTTGTTTTCGTTCTTCAGAAACTTCACTCACATAAATTTCAGTTGCACCTGCTGCTCTTAAAGCTTCAATAATTAATAAACCAATGGGGCCAGCTCCAAAGACAGCTGCTTTCTCCCCCACATTTAATGCACTTTGCCGTACAGCATACAAAGCAACAGCAGAAGGTTCTACTAATGCTCCTTGTTCAAAAGAAACGTTTTCAGGAATCTTATGTAACATCACTTCAGGTACTGCTGCATACTCCGAAAAACCACCGCCTCCCCCAGCTAAGCCATAGAAGCCCATTTTCTCACATAAGTTGTATTTACCTTGTTTACAGGCTTCGCATACACCACAAGCATATATTGGCTCCACTACAACTCGATCACCCACTTGAAATTTTGTTACATCTTCTCCAATTTCTACAACCCGCCCGGAAAATTCATGTCCCATAACAATAGGAGCTTTATCACCACTTAATGGATGCGTCTCAGTGGGAATAAAAATTGGTCCAGCCGTATATTCATGTAAATCACTTCCACAAATCCCACACCATTCAACTTTAATTTTTACTTTATCTTTCTGTGCCGTTGGTTCTTCAATGTTCTCTAATTTTAAATTTTTTACACCGTGCCATCTCAATGCTTTCATATTTTTTATCTCCTTTAATAAATTAAAATTATCAACCTCAGTTTTTATTGTTAGATTAATCCTTTAAGTTAATACATTTTTTATGCGATCCAACGTGCTACGTTGACGGGGTGGTCGGCGCATAGCCATAAAACTATGCCAAAAATAATAAAAACTTTAAAAGCCTCGAATACGGATGTAATCGTAAACCATCCACTTAATAAAAGAGTTGAAAATAACAGCTAGTTAACATAAATCCCAATTATCGGTATACCGAAGATTTCAGTATCTTTCAGGTGCTGTTATAGCATTTTCCTAAAAAGAACAAATAGGCCACTAACATTAGTGGCCTATTTACTACACTATTAAATTGAATAAAGAAAGAAAATAAATAAAGCTATAGTTACACAAATGATTGCTGCTGTTTTAGATTGTTTAGTAATACGTTCATCATTTTTATGTAAGTTTTCAAAAAATGTAAGTGTAAAGTAGAAACCCAAAACCATTAGTAATGTTAAAAGTATGACTACCCAAATTCCCATTCATCTATCACCCTCCTATAATATTACACAAGACAACCCAATTTAAAAGGTAATAAATTGACAGTTAACATAATTCAACTTATCGGTATACGAATGGGAGGCGATTTTTCAATGAATAAAAAAGAAGAACAAGAATTAAATGAAAGATTAAATCGTATTGAGCAGCATGAACGATTACGTAAAGCAGAAGGAAAAGAACAATATAAGGATACGTCAAAGGAGATCGAGTCATTGTCTATACAAATGATAAATAAGCTTTGGAGTTCTCGGAGGTTGAGACATGTTACACGATTAAAAGGTAATTATAGTCTTCTAAATAAACCTGTACCAGTAATCACCTCTCTATATTAAGATGTTCAGAAGATATTGGTCTATTATAGATTAAATTTATCCACAGCTTCAATTTCCGCAATCTCAATTAACCTCGTCTCCTCCCTCCTTCTGTTTTAAAAAAAGATCCCATGCAATTCCTCCTTAAAAATAAATATCAGAAAATTTCGTTAATGTGTTGATAAATTCTTAATTGTCTTTATAATTAACTAAAATCATATAATCCTTACCTACTTACTTGTATTTAAATTCATAATTTAGAAAGGTGCTGAAAAAACGTATGCACGAACTAAAGATTGATTTCAATCAGGAGCTTTTGGATTCTTTTGAAGAAATCGTTTCCTGGAGACGGTATCTCCATATGAATCCAGAGATTTCTTTTCAAGAAGTCGAGACTCCAAGGTTCATAGCCGAAAAGCTGAGAAGTTTTGGGATTGAGGTCCATGAGAACATTGGAGGAAACGGTGTTGTTGGAATCATCAAGGGTGCTTCTCCAGGTAAGACCATTGCCTTTCGAGCTGACTTTGATGCCTTACCCATTCAGGATGAAAAAGAGGTTCCCTATAAATCTACGGTTAATGGTGCCATGCATGCCTGCGGTCATGACGGTCATACGGCTGCCTTGCTGGGGGTGGCAAAGGTACTTAGTCGTAAGCAGCATGATTTAAGCGGAACCCTCGTTTTGATCTTTCAGCCTGCGGAGGAAAAGCCCCCTGGTGGTGCAAAAGCGATGATTGATGACGGGGTATTGGACGGGGTCGATTACATCTTTGGCGGGCATTTGGCTACAGATGTACCTATTGGTAAAGTAGCCATACGTTCTGGCGCTTCTATGGCTTCTGTTGATGCCTTCAAAATCACCCTTCAAGGCAAAGGCGGGCATGGAGCAAAACCGCATTCGACGGTGGATGCGGTCGCAATTGGCAGCGAACTCGTTAGTCATCTGCAACAGATTGTTAGTCGGCGCGTAGATCCGATGGAACCAGCTGTTGTGACGGTCGGCAGTTTTCATGCCGGCAATGCGTTCAATATTATCGCAGATACCGCCGTGCTTGAAGGAACGGTTCGCGCGCTTAACAGCGATGTCAGAATACAAATTGAAGAAGAAATCCGCCGGATATTGGACGGTTTCAAAACTGCTGACCGTATCACGTATACATTAGATTATCTGAACGGCTATCCAGTACTTGAAAACCATCCGGAGGAAACCCAGCTTATTGAACAGTTAGTAAAAGAGAACCTTTCTCCTGAAGCTTTCGTTGAGAAAAAAGTGGTCCTTGGTGCTGAAGATTTCGCTTACTATCTTCAACATCGACCAGGCGCCTTCTTTCATGTAGGTGCTCGAAATGAAAATCCTGCGACCCATTTTGCTCACCATCATCCTCGTTTTGACTTTGATGAGCAGGCAATGTTGGTTCAGGGACAGGTGTTTCTACTGCTTACAGCCCATTATTTACTATAGATTAAAGAAGGAGAGCGTACACATGACATTCAAATTAGATCATATCGTACACTTCGTAAAAAGCCCAGAGGATGCCATTATATCGTATCAAGAAAAGGGTCTGCATGCTGTTGAAGGTGGACGGCATGAATCCCTAGGTACATACAATGCCCTAAGTTATTTTGGATTAAGTTATATCGAGCTGATTGGTGTATTTGATCAAGCACTGGTAGAGCGTTCAGCTGAGGCTCCTTATAGCCTAAGAGAAAGTATTGTGAAAAGACAATTTGCCGAGGGCTTAGCACGGGTGGCTCTTCGTTCCACGGATCTAGAAGCGGACGCAAAGAGATTCCGGGACCTTGGCCTAGACGTTTACGGCCCATCCCCGCTTAGTCGGAAACGTCCTGACGGCAGTGTTGTCAGCTGGAAACTTCTTTTTGTCGGTAAACCGGATGAACAACCTGATCTGCCGTTTTTTATACAATGGGATGAAGACGACGATGAACGTACAGAAGATCTTTCGAAGCGAGGTGTAATTGCGCCTCATCCTGCTGGTAACGTTGAACTTACGTCCGTATCTTTTGCGGTAAAAGATTTAGAAAGTGTTATCGAAAGATGGTCCGCCTATCTTGGGTTAGAAGCTGAGGAAGCATTCGTTGATACGCATTTAAACGCGAAAGGACAGCGTTTGAAATTGGGAGGCGGCGACCTTATTTTTTATCGTCCGATTGGGGACGGTATTGTGGCTGCAACCATTAAAGAACATGGCGAAAAACCATTTTCACTTGAATTCTCGGGTACTGATCAAGAAATTGAATTCAGCTTGTATGACGCAGCCTACAAATTCACTAAATAAAAGGAGACTACACGAAAATGACTCATACAAAACGACTGGTTACCGGATTACTTCTTCTTCTCTCTGCCGTCTTATTGCTAGCAGCTTGCGGTAAAGATTCAAGCGAATCCGTTTCAGGTAGCAGTGAGAAGAAGGTTATTAAGATTGGGTACCAAAAAGGAAATACCTTAAATATCTTGAAAGAAACAGGCTATTTGGAAGATGCACTCAACAAAGAAGGGTATAAAGTTGAATGGAAAATGTTTACTCATGGAGGTACGTTATTAGAAGGTCTATACTCAAAAGCCATTGATTACGGCCATGCTGCTGACGGTTCCGCTATCTTTGCTCAAGCAAGTGGAAAGCCCCTCGTTTATGTCGGGGCTGATGCACCGAACCCTGAAGGTGTCGGACTCATGGTATTAAAGGACTCAGGAATTACTTCCGTTGAACAATTAAAAGGGAAAAAAATAGGCGTACTGAAAGGCGGTAATCATCATTATTTGGCCATCCTTGCCCTTGAAAAAGCCGGTTTGACCGCAGATGATGTGAAATGGGTTTACCCGGAAGATGCTGCACAAGGACGTGCAATTTTTGAAACCAACCAAGTGGATGCCCTTGCTTCCTACGATCCTTTTTTCGCAAGTGCGGAAACGGAGCTTAACACCCTTACCTTTACCGAAAATGTTGATTATGACTATCCAAACCGAACATTCTACTTTGCTACACCGCAATTTGCAAAAGAACACGCTGAACTGGTGGATCTTATTCTAGAAGCTACGGATAAGTCGGATAAGTGGGCGAACGAGAACAAAGCAGAAGTGGCCAAACTATTATCGTCTAGTATTGGCATTGATGAGAAAATCACGACTAAACAAGTGAACCGCCGTACGTTTGGAGCAGGTCCCATCACACAGGAAATCATTGATGCACAGCAAAAACAGGCGGATAAATACTTTGAGATCAAGTTAATTCCTAAGAAACTAGATGTTTCTGTTGATATGCCTCTTGGAGAATAACAACTAAACTTTGTAAAGGAATGAGCCATAATGAGAAAAAAATGGATATATGGATTTCAACCTTGGGTGATTCCTCTTGCACTTTTATTAACCTGGCAGGTGACCGCTTCATTGAAACTTGTCACTCCCTCACTATTCCCGTCACCCATTACCGTTTTGCTTACGTTCTGGGAGTTATTGATAAGTGGTGAATTAGTGCGGCATGTGTTTGCAAGCTTATGGCGAGCAGGGATCGGGTTATTGATCGGCGGATTAATTGGTTTTGTGCTCGGTATACTTAATGGATTATCGGCTACATCCTATAGATTCCTAGATTCAACGATTCAAATGATGAGGAATATCCCCCATCTCGCCTTGCTGCCGCTGGTCATCGTCTGGATTGGGATTGATGAAGGAGCCAAGATTTTCTTAGTCATTATCGGCGTCCTTTTCCCAATTTATATCAATACCTTTCATGGCATCCGCAATGTCGATCATGACTTAGTAGAGATGGGAAAAATGTATAAACTTAAAGGGTGGAGGCTTTTCAAAGACATTCTTCTTCCAGGCGCACTCCCTTCTATATTTGTCGGACTTCGTTACGCACTTGGTGTGATGTGGCTGACCTTAATCGTCGCTGAAACAATTCCGACAGAAGTTGGTATTGGCTACCTAGCAACGAATGCTCGTGAATTCATGCAGACAGACATTATTATATTGAGCATTATCATCTATGCCTTACTAGGGAAAATTGCCGATATCATTGCACAAATCGGAGAAAAATGGTCGTTAAAGTGGAATGTAAGCTACAACAAAGAGTTATAAGGGGATGAGTGCGTAAGATGGAAAATCTAAAACGAAGAGCTGCCGACCATTCTATTCAAATAGACATTGAAAAGGCAAGCAAGTCCTTTGGTGAAAAAGAAGTTTTAAAAGATGTGACGTTAATGATTAATAAAGGAGAATTCATCGCCATTATCGGAAAAAGCGGCAGCGGCAAAAGTACGTTATTACGGCTAGTCTCAGGTCTTGAGACGCTGACAGAAGGAGAACTGCGATTTAACGGTGCCCCTTCCACTCAATCTACCTCGAACATCACTATGATGTATCAGGACTCGAGACTGCTTCCTTGGAAAAAAGTGAAAGAAAACGTCGGGCTTGGCCTTGATGGGAACTGGGAGGATAAAGCTGAAAAGGTGTTAGATGCAGTCGGATTATTGTCCTTTAAAGATGTTTGGCCGTCTAAACTTTCTGGCGGTCAAAAACAACGTGTAGCGTTAGCAAGAGCACTTATCCATGAGCCCTCTCTTTTACTACTTGACGAACCGCTCAGTGCACTTGATGCCTTAACTCGTTTGGAAATGCAGAATTTAATTGAAACCATTTGGAGTACGTCAGGTTTTACCGCCCTGCTTGTTACACATGACGTTCGAGAAGCCATCCGATTGGCCGACCGTATTGTACTCATAGAGGACGGAAGCATCGCGATGGATATCAAAGTACATGCTGCTAGACCTCGGCATATGTCCGAAAATAAATTAACCCTGTTAGAAGAAGAAATTCTCGATCGTATCATAAACGGGGAGAGGAATCATCCACGAAAAACGTCAAATTTATAACCATAGAAGGTTGTCGAGGTTTCTCGACAACTTTTTTTAGCTTTCCTAGTATCCATTTTTACAAACCAGTGACTTTCCGGTATTTTAACAAAAGGAAGCGTTTGTTTGTTATAATACGTGCAGGATACTGAGAAAGGAGTTACACCATGTCGATTCCTATTTTTATTCTTGGCTCGTTAGCCGAACAAAATAATTATGCTTATTCCATTTATAAAGGTGCCGCAGAAACGTTGGCGATTGTCCAAGTAAGCGGTTTAACCGAAAGTAAGTTATATTATCATTTCGAGGCGCTTCATAAGCGTGGTTACGTTGAAACGGTGGAAGTTCTGAAGGATCCCAGACGGCCTGAAAAAACGATGTACCAAATTACTGATGCCGGTCGATTAGAGCTTGAAAAGAAGATTTATACAATTTTTAAACAGTCAACCGATGTCGGGGAGCTTTATTCAGCACTTATTTTTATTAAACATGTAGAGATCGATGAAGTTCTC
This window encodes:
- a CDS encoding cytochrome P450 family protein, with product MKKQEQNATDQSILNVFSGESVENPFAIFSKMRTMGAVIPIPSPIAAIKGQTWMVTRMEEAMLVLKDHAHFTVDGGSIDGNNNLMQSNADPSAPPTFLNAKSMLSVDEPDHRRLRRLVSKAFTPKYMESLRPLVQKIADELLDQVEDKEQFDIVKDYAYPLPINVISEMLGVPKADQAQIRVWSEAIAHGLGLGRKEPGVAEQIRAFGEYIVQLVAEKRKHPADDLISQLVAIEEEGDKLDESELISMISLLIFAGHETTSNLIATGTLMLLDHPEQLEKLKKDLNLIPGAVEELLRFNGPSTMAGPRFATEDIEIAGQQIKRGDMVIPVLKSANRDELQFSDPEELDLTRSIKRHMAFGQGIHMCLGAPLARVEGDVAFSTLLRRMPNLHLSIPREDVNWQFMLSSQGLKSLPVAF
- a CDS encoding TetR/AcrR family transcriptional regulator; translation: MTEKKKLHTDPRILRTRQLIKDAFVELLEETDLQQITVNRLAERATINRVTFYLHFRDIPDMLEKMANDMIDDISTVFEKTPTDHPFSEEDSWKILENLLQHIADHSNFYKNFLTSKKVPIFRDRLTLFLREKIVTKIDESGRRVQLTDIVKEDILIWYETSALIGTIVSWLQNDMPYTPSFLAQQFALLHHRALNVER
- a CDS encoding GNAT family N-acetyltransferase, which translates into the protein MKVKDIYGELQTLSTDRLLLRKFAIGDAEDMFEYASEPDVSRFVPWESHNTIKDTYEFLNLIDKQYQEGKIAPWAIEFKQTKKVIGTIDFVAWFPINFRAELGFILSKDHWGDRIILAAAAKVKEFGFNKMKLNRIKAPCMVENSQSQRVLQKIGMKLEGVSREKYFIKGKFRDIAMYSILRNEYLEN
- a CDS encoding ASCH domain-containing protein, with translation MNQATQKYWNEYWKNQNQPQSVSAWQFGADPDYLAQLVIDGIKTATCSGYTFYELENEPLPAKDDYSIILNSDDQPVAIIKTVEVTLTPMNEVTEEFASAEGEGDKTYKYWWEAHEKFFRNELNTIGREFSEDMLLVCERFKLVDVKNG
- a CDS encoding carboxymuconolactone decarboxylase family protein, translated to MSQRIAYNDVAPDGIKIMMDMEKYTKTSSINQTTRELIKIRASQINGCAFCINMHTSDARKMGETEQRIYCLNVWEECDFYSPDEKVALELTEHITLIPTKRIPEDLYKRVREHYEEKQYVDLVLIINQINSWNRISIAMGNTATES
- a CDS encoding 2,3-butanediol dehydrogenase, with product MKALRWHGVKNLKLENIEEPTAQKDKVKIKVEWCGICGSDLHEYTAGPIFIPTETHPLSGDKAPIVMGHEFSGRVVEIGEDVTKFQVGDRVVVEPIYACGVCEACKQGKYNLCEKMGFYGLAGGGGGFSEYAAVPEVMLHKIPENVSFEQGALVEPSAVALYAVRQSALNVGEKAAVFGAGPIGLLIIEALRAAGATEIYVSEVSEERKQKAAEFGAIVLDPKEVDVVKEIRRRTNGGVDVSFEVSGIDAVLTQSINSTKIGGQAMIVSIFEKKASIHPNDIVLNERIVTGIIGYRDIFPAVISLMAQGYFSAEKIITKRIKLDEVIEEGFEALLKERSQVKILVKSE
- a CDS encoding M20 metallopeptidase family protein, coding for MHELKIDFNQELLDSFEEIVSWRRYLHMNPEISFQEVETPRFIAEKLRSFGIEVHENIGGNGVVGIIKGASPGKTIAFRADFDALPIQDEKEVPYKSTVNGAMHACGHDGHTAALLGVAKVLSRKQHDLSGTLVLIFQPAEEKPPGGAKAMIDDGVLDGVDYIFGGHLATDVPIGKVAIRSGASMASVDAFKITLQGKGGHGAKPHSTVDAVAIGSELVSHLQQIVSRRVDPMEPAVVTVGSFHAGNAFNIIADTAVLEGTVRALNSDVRIQIEEEIRRILDGFKTADRITYTLDYLNGYPVLENHPEETQLIEQLVKENLSPEAFVEKKVVLGAEDFAYYLQHRPGAFFHVGARNENPATHFAHHHPRFDFDEQAMLVQGQVFLLLTAHYLL
- a CDS encoding VOC family protein; this translates as MTFKLDHIVHFVKSPEDAIISYQEKGLHAVEGGRHESLGTYNALSYFGLSYIELIGVFDQALVERSAEAPYSLRESIVKRQFAEGLARVALRSTDLEADAKRFRDLGLDVYGPSPLSRKRPDGSVVSWKLLFVGKPDEQPDLPFFIQWDEDDDERTEDLSKRGVIAPHPAGNVELTSVSFAVKDLESVIERWSAYLGLEAEEAFVDTHLNAKGQRLKLGGGDLIFYRPIGDGIVAATIKEHGEKPFSLEFSGTDQEIEFSLYDAAYKFTK
- a CDS encoding aliphatic sulfonate ABC transporter substrate-binding protein: MTHTKRLVTGLLLLLSAVLLLAACGKDSSESVSGSSEKKVIKIGYQKGNTLNILKETGYLEDALNKEGYKVEWKMFTHGGTLLEGLYSKAIDYGHAADGSAIFAQASGKPLVYVGADAPNPEGVGLMVLKDSGITSVEQLKGKKIGVLKGGNHHYLAILALEKAGLTADDVKWVYPEDAAQGRAIFETNQVDALASYDPFFASAETELNTLTFTENVDYDYPNRTFYFATPQFAKEHAELVDLILEATDKSDKWANENKAEVAKLLSSSIGIDEKITTKQVNRRTFGAGPITQEIIDAQQKQADKYFEIKLIPKKLDVSVDMPLGE